In Labrus mixtus chromosome 3, fLabMix1.1, whole genome shotgun sequence, a single window of DNA contains:
- the LOC132971959 gene encoding synapse-associated protein 1-like, whose product MFKNLGSWLGIENENGQGKQHGESIVDVKEDQNHDVNKPTAAAESEPTKAAKEDVQPAQLLQTAKGVSGYIYNFASSASKKLSESVVETAQTFKKSVEEGKMNGIIDKTILGDFQKEQNKFVQEKKAKKSGAAVPPWVGYNEEETMQQQILALSADKRNFLRDPPAGVQFHFDCEQMYPVAMVMLEEDELLRKMRFHLVPKQVKEEAFWKNYFYRVSLIKQSAQLTALAAQQAAEQRGVEKTGTSPEEVQQKDVVKQKTHAANRRNKPKSSEDEEELSTSPPVSEFVSDAFDSCSINEDDLRKEMEQLILEKREHPDAQQEETPDWERELQDELQEYDVLPDNENHDDNWDREIEEMLKEES is encoded by the exons ATGTTTAAGAATCTGGGAAGCTGGCTTggaattgaaaatgaaaatggacaAGGTAAGCAACATGGCGAGTCTATTGTTGATGTTAAAGAAGACCAGAATCACGACGTAAACAAACCGACTGCAGCTGCTGAAAGTGAGCCAACCAAAGCTGCTAAAGAAGATGTTCAACCAGCTCAACTTCTGCAGACAGCTAAGGGCGTCAGTG GTTACATTTATAATTTCGCCAGCAGTGCCTCCAAGAAACTGTCTGAGTCCGTGGTGGAAACAGCACAAACCTTCAAGAAAAGTGTGGAAGAGGGAAAGATGAACGGGATCATCGATAAG ACAATTTTAGGTGATTTCcagaaagaacaaaataaatttGTTCaggagaaaaaggcaaaaaaatcaG GTGCTGCTGTGCCTCCGTGGGTTGGttataatgaagaagaaacTATGCAGCAGCAGATTTTAGCCCTCTCAGCT GACAAAAGGAATTTTTTGCGAGATCCTCCTGCTGGAGTGCAATTTCACTTTGACTGTGAGCAAATGTATCCGGTCGCCATGGTGATGTTGGAGGAGGATGAGCTCCTTCGGAAGATGCGCTTCCATCTGGTCCCCAAACA GGTGAAAGAGGAGGCCTTCTGGAAGAATTACTTCTACCGTGTGTCCTTAATAAAACAgtcagctcagctcacagctcTCGCAGCCCAGCAGGCTGCTGAGCAGAGAGGCGTGGAGAAAACTGGCACCAGTCCTGAGGAGGTTCAACAAAAGG atgttGTTAAACAGAAAACTCATGCTGCCAACCGCAGAAACAAACCAAAGTCAAGTGAG GACGAGGAGGAGCTCTCCACCAGCCCGCCTGTGTCTGAATTTGTGAGCGATGCTTTTGACTCATGCAGCATAAATGAGGACGACCTACGCAAAGAAATGGAACAGCTGATTCTCGAGAAGAGGGAGCATCCAGACGCCCAGCAGG AGGAGACTCCTGACTGGGAGCgagagctgcaggacgagctgcaggagtACGACGTGCTGCCTGACAACGAGAACCACGATGACAACTGGGACAGAGAGATTGAAGAGATGCTAAAAGAGGAGAGTTAG